The genomic stretch TCGACACGGCTCTACCTGTCCGGCGAGCGGGCGGATCAGGTCGCGGGCCTATGCGCCGGGACGGCGCTCGACGCCGCGGTCCTCGGCGACGACCCGACCGCGGCGTCAGCGATGAAGATGGTGTTCGCGGCCTGGACCAAGGGATCCGCGGCGCTGCTGTTGGCGCTGCGCGAGACCGCCCGCAACTACGGCGTCGACGAGGCGCTGGTCGCGCAGTGGTCGGACTCGCTCCCGGAGCTGCCGGCCCGCAGCGAACAGGCCCGCGCTTCCGCGGCCGCGAAGGGCTGGCGGTGGACCGGGGAGATGA from Mycobacteriales bacterium encodes the following:
- a CDS encoding DUF1932 domain-containing protein — its product is STRLYLSGERADQVAGLCAGTALDAAVLGDDPTAASAMKMVFAAWTKGSAALLLALRETARNYGVDEALVAQWSDSLPELPARSEQARASAAAKGWRWTGEMTEIAATFAAAGQPDGFHRAAAAVFADYPRPETG